In a single window of the Paenibacillus sp. MMS20-IR301 genome:
- a CDS encoding acyltransferase codes for MAQKERIPQLDIFRAIAIIAVIAIHATSRTLAETLGTSMFHPFLFINKFSQFAVPSFVFLSGFVLFYNYIDRPLGGKTLAKFYSRRLIYIIVPYLVFSVLYFMLKMTAGHTWGLPVQELAAKFGKYLWTGTAYTHLYYIIIIIQFYVLFPLILWCLQKVRRMAAWAPLIGLALQWGFVLLNKYMTNHGYWQLSKGSLAITYFSYFLLGAAVAVYYSPLKKWLIPSREGWRSGKGAGWVVLWVMWIAAGAVHVELWFNNYTKKTVINSLWYEGFSNLHALLSCLVLLQLSFLLYGAGRSLLTRLLLSAGACSFGIYLLHPALLFFYRKLPFHGGSLAYTAAIAGGWLVAMLGSWMVVSFAFRYVKPAWIVFGSAPQQVKSAPGKAV; via the coding sequence ATGGCTCAAAAAGAAAGAATACCCCAGCTTGATATCTTCCGGGCGATTGCGATTATTGCGGTAATTGCGATCCATGCCACTTCACGGACACTGGCGGAAACGCTAGGTACATCCATGTTTCATCCGTTTCTGTTCATTAATAAGTTCAGCCAGTTCGCAGTGCCTTCGTTTGTATTCCTGAGCGGATTTGTGCTGTTCTACAACTATATTGACCGTCCGCTTGGCGGGAAGACGCTTGCAAAGTTCTATAGCCGCAGGCTGATCTATATTATTGTGCCTTATCTTGTCTTTTCAGTGCTGTACTTTATGCTGAAAATGACAGCCGGGCATACCTGGGGCCTGCCGGTGCAGGAGCTGGCTGCCAAATTCGGCAAGTACCTCTGGACTGGCACAGCGTATACGCATCTCTACTATATTATTATTATCATCCAGTTCTACGTGCTGTTTCCGCTGATACTCTGGTGTCTGCAGAAGGTCAGACGTATGGCCGCCTGGGCTCCGCTCATCGGCCTTGCCCTGCAATGGGGATTCGTGCTGCTCAACAAATATATGACGAATCACGGGTACTGGCAGCTGTCCAAGGGCAGCCTGGCCATTACGTATTTCTCTTATTTCCTGCTGGGTGCGGCCGTTGCCGTATATTACAGCCCGCTCAAAAAGTGGCTGATCCCTTCACGTGAAGGCTGGCGGTCCGGTAAAGGGGCTGGCTGGGTGGTGCTATGGGTGATGTGGATAGCAGCAGGTGCTGTTCATGTCGAGCTGTGGTTTAACAATTATACGAAGAAAACAGTCATTAACAGCTTGTGGTACGAGGGCTTCTCCAATCTACATGCGCTGCTCTCCTGTCTGGTGCTGCTGCAGCTGTCATTTCTGCTATACGGGGCAGGACGCAGCCTGCTGACCCGGCTGCTGCTCTCAGCCGGAGCCTGCTCCTTCGGGATCTATCTGCTGCATCCCGCCCTGCTCTTCTTCTACCGGAAACTGCCGTTTCATGGCGGCTCGCTTGCTTACACCGCGGCGATTGCCGGCGGCTGGCTGGTAGCGATGTTAGGCTCATGGATGGTAGTGTCGTTCGCCTTCCGTTACGTGAAGCCGGCCTGGATTGTATTCGGCTCGGCTCCGCAGCAGGTGAAATCAGCACCGGGCAAAGCGGTGTAG
- the gnd gene encoding phosphogluconate dehydrogenase (NAD(+)-dependent, decarboxylating): MKLGLIGLGKMGYNLALNLLNHKHELVVSDINPQVGEQLAGYGAAPAASLEELVAMLAPPRVIWVMVPAGEVVEGVITTLAGLLEPGDILIDGGNSHYRESAARAELLLQRGIYFFDSGTSGGTEGAAHGACFMVGGDAAVFRTIEPLFRDLAVDQGYLYAGESGSGHFLKMIHNGIEYGMMQSIAEGFELLERSSFSFNYEDVARLWSSGSVIRGWLMELAQQAFAKDPKLSGIRGVMQSSGEGKWTVQTALELEASTPVIALSLLMRYRSLQEDTFHGKVVAALRNEFGGHAVLPGNGAFSCC, from the coding sequence ATGAAGCTGGGCCTGATCGGACTGGGCAAAATGGGCTATAACCTGGCACTGAATCTGCTGAACCATAAGCATGAGCTTGTAGTCAGCGACATTAATCCGCAAGTGGGCGAGCAATTAGCAGGGTATGGCGCTGCTCCGGCTGCCTCTTTGGAGGAATTGGTCGCTATGCTTGCGCCTCCCCGGGTGATTTGGGTAATGGTGCCTGCCGGTGAGGTTGTGGAAGGGGTAATTACTACCCTTGCCGGACTGCTGGAGCCGGGTGACATTCTGATTGACGGCGGCAACTCTCACTACCGTGAATCCGCCGCCCGGGCGGAGCTGCTGCTGCAGCGCGGGATATACTTCTTCGATTCCGGCACCTCCGGCGGAACCGAAGGTGCTGCACACGGGGCATGCTTCATGGTTGGCGGTGATGCGGCCGTATTCCGCACCATTGAACCGTTATTCCGCGATCTGGCTGTAGATCAGGGCTATCTGTATGCAGGGGAAAGCGGAAGCGGGCATTTCCTGAAGATGATTCATAACGGCATCGAATACGGCATGATGCAATCCATTGCTGAGGGCTTCGAGCTGCTTGAGCGCAGCAGCTTCAGCTTCAACTATGAGGATGTCGCCCGGCTGTGGTCCAGCGGCTCCGTCATCCGCGGCTGGCTGATGGAGCTGGCTCAGCAGGCTTTTGCCAAAGACCCTAAACTCTCCGGCATCCGCGGTGTGATGCAGAGCTCAGGTGAGGGCAAATGGACGGTGCAGACCGCCCTCGAGCTGGAGGCCAGCACTCCGGTTATAGCCCTGTCACTCCTGATGCGCTACCGCTCTCTGCAGGAGGATACGTTCCACGGGAAGGTGGTCGCTGCCCTGCGGAATGAATTTGGCGGCCACGCCGTCCTGCCGGGTAACGGAGCGTTTAGCTGCTGCTAA
- a CDS encoding acyltransferase, which translates to MNAAKQERLPQLDIFRALAILGVLHVHSSSFAAGELALQSPYYYWLNWINIFFKFGTPSFIFLSSFVLFYNYYGRPVNRSLIGSFYRRRLKFILLPYLLASAAYYGLTLYVNGILTQHPAKSITSFLAALFTGSAYAHLYFVFISIQFYLLFPLLLKLLQSSQFWVRWAFPLGLALQWGFIFWNKYQLHIVEKGSLSISYLAYYMLGAYMAIRFEQMKLWLMRPWRELEVRYKVRTVLLTVMWLAAAFIHVQLWYRARHYGIWTDSLWYELLWNIHTMLSALMLLYTTFVIYRKAPAAITAWLTRLGELSFAVYLIHPLLLAVYRRFGQSIPTDSLVYVLYVYGGLFAALAGSWIIVQFAFRRIRISWVALGNVPRSLVNGSVAGGSGRMSAGKEISKS; encoded by the coding sequence GTGAATGCTGCCAAACAGGAACGACTGCCCCAGCTTGATATTTTCCGTGCTTTAGCCATCCTTGGCGTATTACATGTTCACTCATCATCATTTGCCGCCGGGGAGCTGGCACTTCAGTCGCCTTATTATTACTGGCTGAACTGGATCAACATTTTCTTCAAATTCGGTACACCGTCATTTATTTTTCTTAGCAGCTTTGTATTGTTCTATAATTATTATGGACGTCCGGTCAACCGCAGCCTGATCGGGAGCTTTTACCGGAGGAGGCTTAAGTTCATTCTCCTGCCGTATCTGCTGGCATCGGCCGCTTATTACGGGCTGACCCTGTACGTAAACGGAATACTGACACAGCATCCGGCGAAGAGTATTACAAGTTTCCTTGCGGCATTGTTCACAGGTTCGGCGTATGCCCATTTATATTTCGTATTTATCAGCATCCAGTTCTACCTGCTGTTCCCGCTGCTGCTGAAGCTGCTGCAAAGCTCACAGTTCTGGGTACGCTGGGCGTTCCCGCTCGGTCTGGCGCTGCAGTGGGGGTTCATCTTCTGGAACAAATATCAGCTGCATATTGTGGAGAAGGGAAGCTTGTCCATCTCCTACCTGGCTTACTATATGCTCGGGGCGTACATGGCTATCCGATTTGAGCAGATGAAGCTGTGGCTGATGAGGCCCTGGCGTGAACTGGAAGTCAGATATAAAGTACGGACAGTACTGCTTACGGTCATGTGGCTGGCAGCCGCCTTTATACATGTACAGCTGTGGTACAGAGCGCGCCATTACGGGATCTGGACCGACTCGCTCTGGTACGAGCTGTTATGGAATATACATACGATGCTATCAGCTTTAATGCTGCTCTACACCACCTTTGTAATCTACCGCAAGGCACCAGCGGCAATTACTGCTTGGTTAACCCGGCTGGGTGAGCTCTCGTTCGCGGTATACCTGATTCATCCGCTGCTCCTTGCCGTCTACCGCAGATTCGGCCAGAGCATCCCTACAGACTCACTTGTGTATGTATTATACGTTTATGGCGGTTTGTTTGCGGCGCTGGCCGGCAGCTGGATCATTGTGCAATTCGCTTTCCGCCGTATCCGTATTTCATGGGTTGCCCTCGGTAATGTACCGCGTTCACTTGTGAACGGGTCTGTGGCAGGCGGCAGCGGAAGGATGTCTGCAGGGAAAGAAATCAGCAAATCATAA
- the lgt gene encoding prolipoprotein diacylglyceryl transferase, with protein MFLTLAINPIVFKIGSLPVHWYGLILGLGALAGLFLAIQEGKRFNIPQEFFMDLLLLGVPSAIVGARIYFVAFKWDDYKNNLLDVFKVWNGGIAIYGALIGAIICGIIYFRYKGYPFWRIVDICAPGLLAGQMIGRWGNFINQEAYGGVAEESFLRDKLHLPDFIVNQMYIGDAFHHPTFLYESLWSLLGILLLMVLRRQKFVRAGEIFMSYFIWYSIGRFFIEALRTDSLGFNGSSGLASFINGLWSPMKWLGFEQGYFDPAYGNVRISQLLALLIIVAAIVLIIVRRVTGQPKPHYSDPIVSTKASAADAVVPESAVNTPQKVTPPVQPAEPAEDKENKE; from the coding sequence ATGTTTTTAACTTTAGCGATTAATCCGATTGTCTTTAAAATTGGATCGCTGCCGGTTCACTGGTATGGTCTGATTCTTGGCCTTGGTGCACTGGCTGGACTTTTCCTGGCCATACAGGAGGGCAAACGCTTCAATATTCCGCAGGAGTTCTTCATGGATCTGCTGCTGCTGGGGGTACCCTCGGCGATTGTTGGTGCACGGATTTATTTCGTAGCGTTCAAGTGGGACGACTATAAGAACAATCTGTTGGATGTATTCAAAGTCTGGAATGGCGGTATTGCCATCTATGGCGCACTGATCGGAGCGATTATCTGCGGGATTATCTATTTCCGCTACAAAGGTTATCCGTTCTGGCGGATCGTCGATATTTGTGCACCGGGCCTGCTTGCCGGACAAATGATCGGACGCTGGGGCAACTTTATTAACCAGGAAGCTTATGGCGGTGTTGCGGAGGAATCCTTCCTGCGTGATAAGCTGCATCTGCCGGATTTTATTGTCAATCAAATGTACATAGGCGATGCCTTCCACCATCCGACCTTCCTGTATGAATCACTTTGGAGTCTGCTTGGCATTCTGCTGCTTATGGTGCTGCGCCGCCAGAAGTTTGTACGTGCCGGGGAAATCTTCATGTCTTATTTCATCTGGTACTCCATCGGCCGCTTCTTTATTGAAGCTTTGCGTACGGACAGTCTCGGATTTAACGGCAGCAGCGGTCTGGCATCGTTCATTAACGGACTCTGGAGCCCAATGAAATGGCTTGGATTCGAACAGGGTTATTTCGACCCGGCTTACGGCAACGTGCGGATCTCGCAGCTGCTGGCGCTGCTGATTATTGTTGCTGCAATCGTACTGATTATCGTACGGCGTGTGACTGGGCAGCCTAAGCCGCATTATTCAGATCCTATTGTCAGCACGAAGGCGTCAGCAGCGGATGCTGTAGTGCCTGAGAGTGCTGTCAATACACCGCAGAAGGTTACCCCGCCGGTTCAGCCGGCAGAGCCAGCGGAAGATAAGGAAAATAAGGAGTAA
- the hprK gene encoding HPr(Ser) kinase/phosphatase, translating into MAKKVKVSELVQHFQLEVVSGQEGLKRPITVDDLNRPGLEMAGYFEYYPEERVQLLGKTELAFFSMLPEEERKSRIRGICNDNTPCIVITRALDVPQELIDISNEKGLPVLRSSMATTIFSSRLTSFLEGKLAPTATIHGVLCDVYGVGMLITGSSGIGKSETALELVKRGHRLIADDAVEIRQTSDNQLHGTAPELIRHLLEIRGVGIINVMTLFGAGAIRNHKRITLVVRMEAWQQDKQYDRLGLDEETTRIIDTDVPLVTIPVRPGRNLAVIIEVAAMNYRLKQMGFNAALQFTNKLTATISEDMDDLD; encoded by the coding sequence ATGGCTAAGAAGGTAAAAGTATCGGAGTTAGTGCAGCATTTTCAATTAGAGGTAGTTTCCGGGCAAGAGGGTCTGAAAAGACCGATTACAGTGGATGATCTTAATCGTCCTGGACTGGAAATGGCCGGTTATTTCGAATATTATCCGGAAGAACGTGTTCAGCTGCTGGGCAAAACAGAGCTGGCTTTCTTCTCCATGCTTCCGGAAGAAGAACGTAAGAGCCGGATTCGCGGAATTTGTAACGATAACACGCCTTGTATCGTGATTACGCGTGCGCTTGATGTGCCTCAGGAGCTGATTGATATCAGTAACGAGAAGGGACTTCCGGTGCTGCGCAGCTCGATGGCAACCACGATTTTCTCGAGCAGATTGACAAGCTTCCTGGAAGGTAAGCTCGCACCCACAGCAACAATTCACGGTGTTCTGTGTGACGTGTATGGTGTAGGGATGCTGATTACCGGCAGCAGCGGTATAGGTAAGAGCGAAACAGCGCTTGAACTGGTTAAACGCGGTCACCGCCTGATTGCCGATGATGCTGTAGAAATCCGCCAGACATCTGATAATCAGCTGCATGGTACAGCTCCTGAGCTGATCCGTCACCTGCTGGAGATTCGCGGCGTAGGGATTATTAACGTAATGACGCTCTTCGGTGCAGGCGCAATCCGAAATCATAAGCGGATCACTCTGGTAGTAAGAATGGAAGCCTGGCAGCAAGACAAGCAGTATGACCGGCTTGGGCTGGATGAAGAAACCACCCGGATTATTGATACTGATGTGCCGCTCGTAACGATCCCCGTTCGTCCGGGCCGTAACCTTGCTGTAATTATTGAGGTTGCCGCAATGAACTACCGGTTGAAGCAAATGGGCTTCAATGCAGCCCTGCAATTTACTAACAAACTAACAGCCACCATCTCTGAAGACATGGATGATCTGGACTAG
- the ppaX gene encoding pyrophosphatase PpaX — MIECVLFDLDGTIVNTNELIIRSFMHALEENNLPALTREEIIPHMGTTLQQQITAFSGQVDTAALEQSYRSYNYAHHDELIDSFPHVNETMEGLLSRGIKLGIVTTKIRPTTLKALEMFDLLKYMDTIVTVNEITHPKPHPEPVLTAVANLGVDPGKTLMVGDSAVDILSAKAAGVRAAAVAWSLKGEDTLRKYEPDYIIHDMRDLYTIVEQER; from the coding sequence ATGATAGAATGCGTATTGTTTGATCTGGACGGCACGATTGTGAATACCAATGAGCTGATTATCCGCTCGTTTATGCATGCACTGGAGGAGAATAATCTGCCCGCCCTGACCCGGGAGGAGATTATTCCTCATATGGGTACTACGCTGCAGCAGCAGATAACTGCTTTTTCCGGCCAGGTGGATACAGCTGCGCTGGAGCAGTCCTACCGTTCATACAATTATGCGCATCATGATGAGCTGATTGATTCATTCCCGCATGTGAATGAGACGATGGAAGGCTTGTTAAGCCGCGGGATCAAGCTTGGCATTGTAACTACGAAGATACGCCCTACGACACTCAAAGCACTGGAAATGTTCGATCTGCTGAAATACATGGATACGATTGTAACGGTAAATGAGATCACTCATCCGAAGCCTCATCCGGAGCCTGTGCTTACGGCAGTGGCTAATCTTGGCGTAGATCCCGGTAAAACCTTGATGGTGGGCGACAGTGCGGTGGATATTCTATCTGCCAAGGCTGCGGGTGTAAGGGCAGCAGCAGTAGCCTGGTCGCTTAAGGGTGAGGATACTCTGCGCAAGTACGAACCGGATTATATCATCCACGATATGAGGGACCTCTATACGATTGTGGAGCAGGAGCGATAG
- a CDS encoding GntR family transcriptional regulator — MQYPVTWLKGASLGESIACELRLQIINEQIKPGEVLSENRIAADFNTSRSPVREAFKALSGEGLIRLERMGAVVVGLSLQDVKELYDVRYLIESFALQRLAAASQDGLILRLEQLIDQMKLAVKYNNSVEFAQQDFAFHETIVTEASHTRILHLWNSIRHIVMTVILITTEQVFSLGEERMNWVAEKHRTLVEALRSGNPDTLHRVVQDYFEDSGKTLTRSLS; from the coding sequence ATGCAATATCCCGTCACCTGGCTGAAAGGGGCTTCGCTTGGAGAATCTATCGCCTGTGAACTCAGGCTGCAAATTATAAATGAGCAGATCAAACCGGGCGAGGTGCTCTCCGAGAACCGGATTGCTGCAGATTTCAATACCAGCCGCTCCCCTGTCCGCGAAGCGTTCAAGGCTTTATCGGGCGAGGGATTAATCCGTCTGGAACGGATGGGAGCCGTGGTGGTGGGCCTGAGTCTCCAGGATGTGAAAGAGCTGTATGATGTGCGGTATCTTATCGAGAGCTTTGCCCTGCAAAGGCTCGCCGCAGCCAGCCAGGACGGGCTGATTCTGCGGCTTGAGCAGCTGATTGACCAGATGAAGCTGGCGGTTAAATATAATAATTCCGTTGAGTTTGCACAGCAGGACTTTGCTTTTCACGAGACGATTGTCACTGAAGCAAGCCATACCCGGATTCTGCACTTGTGGAACAGCATCCGTCATATTGTTATGACCGTCATTCTGATTACCACTGAACAGGTCTTCTCCCTGGGGGAAGAGCGGATGAACTGGGTGGCTGAGAAGCACCGCACACTGGTGGAAGCTCTGCGCTCCGGCAACCCGGATACGCTACACAGGGTAGTTCAGGACTATTTCGAAGATTCCGGAAAGACCTTGACCCGCAGCCTGTCTTAA
- a CDS encoding acyltransferase — translation MRKITRYPVEGHNSLWYIYRTVSPWKGVRNFIFIQIARYCPILPLKNWIYRRVLGMKVGKHTAFGLMAMVDVFFPEMITVGENSVIGYNTTILAHEYLIKEYRLGEVVIGENVLIGANTTILPGVTIGDGAVVAAGSVVHKNVAAGTFVGGNPLRELRPASTEHPAGLAEERFAEE, via the coding sequence GTGAGAAAGATAACCCGCTATCCGGTAGAGGGGCATAATTCACTCTGGTATATTTACCGCACAGTCAGTCCATGGAAGGGTGTGCGCAATTTTATCTTTATCCAGATTGCCCGGTATTGTCCGATTCTGCCGCTCAAGAACTGGATCTACCGCCGGGTACTCGGTATGAAGGTAGGCAAGCATACAGCGTTTGGACTGATGGCGATGGTCGATGTGTTTTTTCCGGAAATGATTACAGTTGGAGAGAACTCGGTAATAGGCTATAACACAACGATTCTTGCCCATGAATATCTCATTAAAGAGTATCGTCTCGGTGAGGTCGTCATTGGCGAAAATGTGCTGATTGGAGCAAATACCACAATTCTGCCTGGTGTCACCATCGGGGATGGGGCCGTCGTTGCGGCGGGTTCTGTTGTGCATAAAAATGTGGCCGCCGGCACGTTCGTCGGGGGCAATCCGCTGCGCGAGCTGCGTCCTGCTTCCACAGAGCATCCTGCAGGCCTTGCTGAAGAGCGCTTCGCAGAAGAATAG
- the gntK gene encoding gluconokinase → MIGVDIGTTSTKAVLFEENGRIVTQSSQGYPLHQPSSSVAEQDPEQILQAVMDTLATVMQASQLPPEQILLVSFSSAMHSVIAADASGKPLTACITWADNRSSSYARKLKDELNGHELYRRTGTPVHPMSPITKLMWLCSEQPELFRQTRKFISIKEYIFFKLFGEYVIDYSIASSTGMFNLEQLDWDAEALEIAGITAEHLSTPVPTTHIMKELLPEMAEALGLLPSTPFIVGASDGVLSNLGVGAIKPGVIAATIGTSGAIRTVVDRPLTDPKGRTFCYALTARHWVIGGPVNNGGMLFRWVRDEFAASEVETAKRLGIDPYEVLTRIAGQVPPGSNGLLFHPYLTGERAPLWNPDARGSFFGLSMNHHKEHMIRAVLEGVIFNMYTVLLAMEEIIGRPGTILATGGFARSALWRQMMADIFDQEVIIPESFESSCLGAAVLGLYAIGRVDSLDAVYPMIGSTHRHEPVPEHAKVYKQLLPIYISVYRSLESQYEAIAEFQRGQAGE, encoded by the coding sequence ATGATCGGTGTAGATATCGGCACCACCAGCACCAAGGCTGTCCTCTTTGAGGAGAACGGCCGTATCGTTACCCAGAGCAGCCAGGGTTACCCGCTGCACCAGCCTTCCTCTTCTGTCGCTGAGCAGGACCCGGAACAGATCCTGCAGGCCGTAATGGATACCCTGGCTACAGTCATGCAAGCCAGTCAGCTGCCGCCGGAACAGATTCTGCTTGTCTCCTTCAGCTCGGCTATGCATAGCGTTATTGCGGCAGATGCTTCAGGCAAGCCGCTGACCGCCTGTATCACCTGGGCCGACAACCGGAGCAGCAGCTACGCCCGGAAGCTGAAGGACGAGCTGAACGGACATGAGTTGTATAGACGGACCGGAACACCGGTTCACCCTATGTCCCCTATTACCAAGCTGATGTGGCTCTGCAGCGAGCAGCCGGAGCTGTTCCGGCAGACCCGTAAGTTCATCTCGATCAAAGAATACATCTTCTTCAAGCTGTTTGGTGAATATGTAATCGACTATTCCATCGCTTCATCTACAGGAATGTTTAATCTGGAACAGCTGGACTGGGATGCTGAGGCGCTGGAGATTGCCGGCATTACCGCGGAGCATCTCTCCACACCCGTGCCTACCACACATATCATGAAGGAGCTGCTGCCCGAAATGGCGGAGGCGCTTGGACTGCTGCCTTCCACGCCCTTCATCGTCGGAGCCAGTGATGGTGTCCTCTCTAACCTCGGGGTTGGTGCGATCAAGCCGGGAGTTATCGCTGCTACAATTGGAACCAGCGGGGCCATCCGCACTGTCGTTGACCGCCCGCTGACCGATCCCAAAGGGCGGACCTTCTGTTATGCGCTTACCGCCAGGCACTGGGTCATTGGCGGGCCCGTGAATAACGGCGGCATGCTGTTCCGCTGGGTACGGGATGAGTTTGCTGCCTCTGAGGTTGAGACTGCCAAACGCCTTGGGATAGATCCCTATGAGGTACTGACACGGATCGCCGGGCAGGTACCCCCGGGCAGTAACGGCCTGCTCTTTCATCCCTACCTGACGGGAGAACGGGCGCCCCTGTGGAATCCCGATGCCCGCGGCTCCTTCTTCGGGCTGAGCATGAATCATCATAAGGAGCATATGATCCGCGCAGTGCTGGAGGGGGTAATCTTCAATATGTACACCGTTCTGCTTGCCATGGAGGAGATCATCGGGCGTCCGGGCACCATCCTGGCTACCGGCGGGTTCGCCCGCTCTGCACTCTGGAGACAGATGATGGCCGATATTTTTGACCAGGAGGTAATCATTCCCGAGAGCTTTGAAAGCTCGTGCCTTGGAGCAGCTGTACTGGGATTATATGCCATAGGCCGCGTCGATTCACTGGATGCTGTATACCCGATGATCGGCTCTACCCACCGGCACGAACCTGTGCCCGAACATGCCAAAGTCTATAAACAGCTCCTGCCCATCTATATATCCGTATACCGCAGCCTGGAAAGCCAATATGAGGCGATTGCCGAGTTCCAGCGCGGTCAGGCCGGGGAATGA
- the ltrA gene encoding group II intron reverse transcriptase/maturase: MKPKRRYYSLIDKVYQMNNLHEAWLSVKKNQGSGGVDGVSIEMYEKNLHINLRELQRLLQQGRYVPNPVRRRYIEKENGKLRPLGIPTVRDRICQQAVRQIIEPIFEEDFYYYSFGFRAGYSAHQAIRAIRRAKRNGYEHVVDLDIVSFFDEIPHEGLMEKVRGRITDGKVLTLIRGWLTAGIMEDDQFHETEIGSPQGGVISPLLANIYLNTFDWEMKEQGFAVVRYADDAVILCKSKEQAKEAYLTAKKILEEDLGLRMHPEKTKVVDFEEGFRFLGFDYRKEYVTLPDAKVKKYKDKIRNATRRQQGNNLNEMLKTLNEIIRGFGNYFGIGNVKKKFQRLDEWTRMRVRAFMRQKKSTVSNRLIPNKVLDSAGMVFLTSLLTTRS; this comes from the coding sequence ATGAAACCGAAAAGACGTTACTACTCCTTAATCGATAAGGTATACCAAATGAACAATCTGCACGAAGCGTGGCTATCGGTGAAGAAGAATCAAGGAAGCGGCGGTGTGGACGGCGTAAGCATTGAAATGTACGAAAAGAATCTGCACATAAACCTAAGGGAACTCCAGAGGTTATTGCAGCAGGGTCGTTACGTACCCAATCCGGTGCGCAGACGTTATATCGAGAAGGAAAATGGGAAATTAAGACCGCTAGGCATTCCCACGGTCAGGGATCGAATCTGTCAGCAAGCCGTCCGTCAAATCATTGAGCCTATCTTCGAAGAGGATTTTTACTATTATAGCTTTGGTTTTCGGGCAGGATACTCGGCGCATCAAGCCATACGGGCCATTCGGAGAGCCAAACGAAACGGATATGAACATGTGGTAGACCTGGATATTGTATCTTTCTTCGATGAAATTCCACACGAAGGACTCATGGAGAAGGTGCGAGGGAGAATCACCGACGGAAAAGTGCTGACGCTCATCCGCGGATGGCTAACGGCGGGAATCATGGAAGATGATCAGTTCCATGAAACAGAAATCGGGTCTCCTCAGGGCGGAGTGATCTCGCCGCTCTTGGCGAACATCTATCTGAATACGTTTGACTGGGAAATGAAGGAGCAGGGATTCGCTGTAGTCAGGTACGCGGACGATGCCGTGATCCTATGCAAGAGCAAGGAACAGGCAAAAGAAGCGTACTTGACAGCAAAGAAGATCCTGGAAGAGGACCTAGGGCTGCGGATGCATCCGGAGAAAACAAAAGTAGTAGATTTCGAAGAAGGATTTCGTTTTCTGGGATTCGACTATCGGAAAGAGTATGTGACCTTGCCGGACGCGAAAGTGAAGAAATATAAGGATAAAATCCGAAACGCAACGCGTAGGCAGCAAGGGAACAATCTGAACGAAATGCTCAAGACACTAAACGAAATCATCCGAGGATTTGGAAATTATTTTGGTATAGGGAATGTGAAGAAAAAGTTTCAACGTCTGGATGAATGGACGCGAATGAGGGTGCGAGCCTTTATGCGCCAAAAGAAATCTACGGTGTCAAACCGGCTGATTCCAAACAAGGTACTGGATTCAGCGGGAATGGTATTTCTAACAAGCTTACTCACCACACGTTCCTAA